A single genomic interval of Lathyrus oleraceus cultivar Zhongwan6 chromosome 7, CAAS_Psat_ZW6_1.0, whole genome shotgun sequence harbors:
- the LOC127103462 gene encoding uncharacterized protein LOC127103462 yields the protein MVNMGTRLEEGVCKGRLVKESDSSGSSKRYGNGFPQKKEHNVNTRTPPVLPKELPWWYKSDQHCAFHQGAPGHDIENYFALKVVVQRLIWGGILSFEDSSPNMQANSFPKHGGATVNMSEGCLGKYRVFDVNLIRRSLVEIHATLCEPSYYEQNHVSYRICLRNPRGCVMVNRGLQEMLDQYLIHITRDRDEDEHDVNVIVSHFNIPKPVMIACDSQRTVVYPLVIRLAGPTPYESDKVFPYKYSATMLEDGNEVPIHSLSSVVNIADVSDVTQSGQVFSFVSPRRIEDTLVGKKAQMETPIGQSGQSSGVNQNYDHDEALKLIKRSEFNMVNQLLHTPSKIFVLSLLMNSKVHREALYKVLEKAYMDCDVTVGQLDGTVANITAHNNMSFSNEELFKQGRNHNLDLHISMNCQDVMSNILVDTGSSLNGSGSPDEISLCLFQITFQVMDIHFAYSCLLGRPWIHEVGEVTSTLHKKLKFMKNGKLVIVGGEHAMLVSHLSSFSYIDADEVVGTLFQAFSIVDNIIKKNGSSMTSLKDAQQVMENGQSIG from the exons atggtaaacatggggacAAGACTAGAAGAAGGCGTCTGTAAGGGACGATTGGTAAAAGAGAGTGATTCATCTGGAAGTTCCAAGAGATATGGAAATGGTTTTCCCCAAAAGAAGGAACATAATGTTAAT ACTAGAACTCCACCAGTTCTTCCAAAAGaacttccatggtggtataaatctgatcagcattgtgcatttcatcaAGGTGCACCCGGTCATGACATTGAGAACTATTTTGCTTTGAAAGTTGTAGTGCAAAGACTAATATGGGGAGGTATTTTGTCTTTTGAAGACTCTAGTCCTAATATGCAAGCCAATTCGTTTCCTAAACATGGTGGTGCAACTGTGAATATGTCTGAAGGATGTCTTGGAAAATATCGTGTCTTTGATGTCAATCTAATTAGAAGATCCTTGGTCGAGATCCATGCAACTTTGTGTGAGCCTAGTTATTACGAGCAAAACCATGTTTCTTATCGTATATGTTTAAGGAACCCTCGAGGGTGTGTTATGGTAAATAGAGGTTTGCAAGAGATGCTAGATCAATATCTTATTCATATTACAAGAGATAGGGACGAAGATGAGcatgatgtgaatgtcatagtttCTCATTTCAATATTCCTAAACCAGTTATGATTGCCTGTGATAGTCAAAggactgttgtttatccattgGTTATTCGTTTGGCGGGTCCTACACCCTATGAATCTGACAAAGTTTTTCCCTACAAATACAGTGCTACAATGTTGGAAGATGGAAATGAAGTCCCCATCCATTCCCtttcttctgttgtgaatattgctgacgTAAGCGATGTGACCCAAAGTGGTCAAGTATTTTCCTTTGTGTCACCTAGGAGAATTGAAGATACTTTGGTGGGTAAGaaagctcaaatggaaactcctatTGGGCAATCTGGCCAATCCAGCGGTGTAAACCAGAACTATGATCATGATGAAGCGTTGAAGttgatcaagaggagtgaatttaatatggtcAATCAATTATTGCATACCCCATCCAaaatatttgttttatctttaCTGATGAATTCAAAAGTTCATAGAGAGGCTTTGTATAAGGTCTTGGAGAAAGCCTATATGGACTGTGATGTAACAGTTGGTCAATTAGATGGCACTGTGGCCAATATTACTGCGCATAACAATATGAGTTTTAGCAATGAAGAACTTTTTAAGCAAGGGAGGAATCATAATTTGGATttgcatatttccatgaattgccAAGATGTTATGTCCAATATTCTGGTTGACACTGGCTCTTCTCTAAAT GGAAGTGGATCTCCCGATGAAATAAGTTTGTGCTTATTTCAGATTACatttcaagtgatggatattcattTCGCATATAGTTGTCTCTTGGGtcgtccatggattcatgaagttgggGAAGTGACGTCAACCCTTCATAAGAAgttgaaatttatgaagaatggAAAGTTAGTGATTGTGGGTGGCGAGCATGCCatgttggtgagtcatctctcttcattctcgtatattgatgctgaCGAAGTTGTgggaactctgttccaagctttTTCTATTGTTGACAATATTATTAAGAAGAATGGGTCATCCATGacttctttgaaagatgcacaacAAGTTATGGAGAATGGTCAATCTATTGGATAA